Proteins from a genomic interval of Phlebotomus papatasi isolate M1 chromosome 3, Ppap_2.1, whole genome shotgun sequence:
- the LOC129807010 gene encoding uncharacterized protein LOC129807010 encodes MSDTLEVRDLASLLTPKLNGRKIMDCTTKNLTTVGDNYGSTMLSLTVKVGSEDGSEEECLQLVGKMCPTNKMLLDIFQVDITFTKEMTIYMVSVPEFLRLQEEENCPEDERLDMFIECYGSRTSLDPDTKSVDADAVLLLENVKVKGYIVGERSKGFDTEHTELILKNVAKFHAAPIALRYKNPEIFEQKVRCHLKKIDIDEGLTSEASAEMKKKQFQALKNELKSIPEVLQLFDIIDRQFEMCQERQGDLDFYEENPFNTICHNDLWVNNVMIAYDDHGKPTRVKIFDFQLIMYASLSIDVLFFLFTSVQNDILLEHFEYFLKFYFDEFCKSLKYFGCSLDDFTWEKFIEDFNKQAPYELYHLAAMTKILLIDKQKMAEKKEITDDTFSDADMVGPNYYEKLKLLILEYKKRNWLIK; translated from the exons atgTCGGACACGCTTGAAGTGAGGGATTTAGCTAGTCTCTTAACACCCAAGCTTAACGGTAGAAAGATTATGGACTGTACGACAAAGAACCTTACAACTGTTGGTGACAACTACGGTAGCACGATGCTCTCATTGACCGTTAAAGTGGGTTCCGAAGATGGTTCAGAAGAGGAATGTCTGCAATTAGTGGGGAAAATGTGTCCGACTAATAAAATGCTCCTCGACATCTTCCAAGTGGACATAACATTTACCAAAGAGATGACCATTTATATGGTGTCAGTGCCAGAATTTCTGCGTCTGCAGGAGGAGGAAAATTGCCCAGAAGACGAGAGACTCGATATGTTTATTGAGTGCTATGGGTCAAGAACCTCTCTCGATCCTGACACTAAATCTGTCGATGCTGATGCTGTGCTGCTGCTTGAGAATGTCAAAGTCAAAGGGTACATAGTTGGTGAGAGGTCGAAGGGTTTTGACACAGAACACACAGAGCTCATCCTGAAGAATGTGGCTAAATTCCATGCAGCTCCAATTGCCTTGAGGTACAAGAATCCGGAAATCTTTGAACAGAAAGTGCGATGCCATCTTAAGAAGATTGATATTGACGAAGGCTTAACAAGTGAAGCATCGGCGGAAATGAAGAAG AAACAATTTCAGGCCctcaaaaatgaattaaaatccattcccgaGGTCTTACAACTCTTCGACATCATAGATCGTCAGTTTGAAATGTGCCAGGAGCGACAAGGAGATTTGGATTTTTATGAGGAGAATCCCTTTAACACAATCTGCCACAATGATCTTTGGGTGAACAATGTAATGATTGCGTACGATGATCATGGAAAACCAACAAGGGTGAAAATATTCGACTTCCAGCTCATAATGTATGCATCCCTCTCAATAGATGTGCTTTTCTTCCTCTTCACCAGtgtccaaaatgacattctattGGAGCACTTTGAGTATTTTCTCAAGTTCTATTTCGACGAATTCTGCAAAAGTTTAAAGTACTTTGGATGTTCTCTGGATGATTTTACGTGGGAGAA GTTCATTGAGGACTTTAACAAGCAAGCACCATATGAACTCTACCATTTGGCTGCAATGACAAAAATTCTGCTGATAGACAAGCAAAAAATGGCAGAAAAGAAGGAAATCACCGATGATACCTTTTCCGATGCTGATATGGTAGGACCAAATTACTATGAGAAACTGAAACTCCTTATTCTGGAGTACAAAAAGCGCAACTGGTTGATTAAATGA
- the LOC129807009 gene encoding glutamine synthetase 1, mitochondrial → MALRVVGLLIRQKVSSLASKAPSRMFSSSPRAMSSVLANSPNADFNKKLMDRYSRLKLNPNVIQATYVWIDGTGENVRSKTRTLLKKPESPAEVPKWSYDGSSTYQALGGNSDTTLVPRAIYRDPTKFGENDIIVMCDTYKPDGDPCDTNHRCAMQHTMDKIKDQEPWFGIEQEYTFLDFDNRPLGWPAHGFPGPQGPYYCGVGADRVIARDIVEAHAVACIYAGIDFAGTNAEVMPAQWEYQVGPSLGMKCADDLWVSRYLLWRVAEDYGVVVTFDPKPMDGPWNGAGAHTNFSTRAMREDGGLKEIEKAIERLSKKQDHHIRCYDPHGGKDNERRLIGRLETSSIKKFSWGVADRGVSVRIPRGVADAGKGYLEDRRPSSNCDPYAVCNAILDTCCV, encoded by the exons ATGGCATTGAGAGTGGTTGGTTTATTGATTCGTCAGAAAGTTTCATCTCTTGCGAGTAAAGCGCCATCGCGCATGTTCAGCTCATCCCCGAGAGCTATGTCCAGTGTCCTGGCCAATTCTCCCAATGCTGATTTTAACAAAAAACTCATGGACCGATACTCACGCCTCAAACTGAATCCTAATGTGATCCAGGCCACGTATGTCTGGATTGATGGAACAG GTGAAAATGTGCGTTCCAAGACCCGCACCCTTCTTAAGAAACCCGAGTCTCCTGCTGAGGTTCCCAAATGGAGCTACGACGGAAGTTCCACATATCAAGCTCTGGGTGGAAATTCTGACACTACCCTTGTTCCACGGGCAATCTACCGGGACCCTACTAAATTCGGCGAAAACGATATTATCGTTATGTGCGATACATACAAGCCAGATGGCGATCCCTGCGACACCAACCATCGTTGTGCTATGCAGCATACTATGGACAAGATCAAGGACCAGGAGCCATGGTTTGGTATTGAGCAGGAGTACACTTTTCTAGACTTTGACAATCGTCCTCTAGGATGGCCAGCTCATGGATTTCCCGGACCTCAGGGTCCGTACTACTGTGGTGTTGGTGCTGATCGAGTGATAGCCAGGGACATTGTTGAGGCTCATGCTGTAGCCTGTATTTATGCTGGAATTGACTTTGCCGGCACCAATGCTGAGGTCATGCCAGCTCAGTGGGAGTATCAAGTTGGACCCAGCTTGGGTATGAAATGTGCTGATGATCTGTGGGTGTCGCGGTATTTGCTGTGGCGCGTTGCTGAGGACTACGGTGTAGTTGTGACTTTTGATCCTAAACCCATGGATGGGCCATGGAATGGAGCTGGAGCCCATACGAACTTCTCCACGCGCGCCATGAGGGAAGATGGAGGACTAAAAGAGATTGAGAAGGCCATTGAGCGTCTGTCGAAGAAACAGGATCATCATATTCGCTGCTACGATCCCCATGGCGGGAAGGACAATGAGCGTCGACTTATTGGGCGCCTTGAGACATCGTCGATTAAGAAGTTCTCCTGGGGAGTCGCCGACCGTGGCGTCAGTGTCCGAATTCCACGAGGTGTCGCTGATGCTGGCAAAGGATATTTGGAGGATCGCAGACCTAGCTCAAATTGCGATCCTTACGCCGTCTGCAATGCCATCCTCGACACTTGCTGTGTCTAA